One window from the genome of Eleginops maclovinus isolate JMC-PN-2008 ecotype Puerto Natales chromosome 15, JC_Emac_rtc_rv5, whole genome shotgun sequence encodes:
- the acot20 gene encoding acyl-coenzyme A thioesterase 1 — protein MAYSQIRLKILPSVRCLFDKLVQVQVEGLAPHKQVELRSKLVDDRGLMFKASALYKADESGQVDVCRAPSLGGSYTGVEPMGLFWAMAPETPHSKPLKKNVLSPTRVEIEALSADTGELLVSETNERGYMTEGMKRIPVKEGGIRGVLFVPPGKGPFPGIVDLYTFGGRLTEPRASLLANKGFVVLALAYMGYEDLPKNPKKLDLEYFEEAVTYLRGQPEVKGPGIGIISISHSGGLALSMSSFLSGISATVCINGCNANTVIPLHYKDLIIPPLTPVLKNITFTDSGLLYIRDGLPDPSLEKNRASVFPIECASCHFLFAVSEDDHNWNSVFFANQAAATLKSHGKECFQVVTYPKAGHFLEVPNMPHCPSGFHAAVGSEVAFGGEPKAHSEAQYDLWERVQKFFKSHLDNKSTC, from the exons ATGGCTTACTCGCAGATCCGCCTGAAAATTCTGCCCAGCGTTCGATGTCTCTTTGATAAGCTGGTGCAGGTACAAGTAGAGGGACTCGCTCCTCACAAACAAGTTGAACTGAGGTCCAAACTAGTTGATGACAGAGGGCTGATGTTCAAGGCTTCTGCCCTGTACAAAGCAGATGAAAGCGGCCAGGTGGATGTCTGCCGTGCACCCTCTCTGGGAGGAAGTTACACCGGAGTGGAGCCCATGGGTTTGTTTTGGGCCATGGCACCGGAGACTCCACACAGTAAACCCCTGAAGAAGAATGTGCTCAGTCCAACACGTGTGGAGATCGAGGCACTGAGCGCAGACACCGGTGAGCTCTTAGTTTCTGAAACCAACGAGAGAGGATACATGACAGAGGGGATGAAGAGAATACCTGTAAAAGAGGGAGGAATACGAGGAGTCCTCTTCGTACCACCag GAAAGGGGCCATTCCCAGGAATAGTGGACTTGTACACATTTGGTGGACGTCTCACTGAGCCCAGAGCCAGCCTGTTGGCAAATAAAGGGTTTGTCGTTCTGGCGCTGGCCTACATGGGCTACGAGGATTTACCCAAAAACCCTAAAAAGTTGGATTTGGAGTACTTTGAAGAGGCTGTGACATATCTGAGGGGACAGCCAGAG GTTAAAGGTCCTGGGATCGGCATCATATCGATCTCTCACAGTGGCGGTTTGGCTCTGTCCAtgtcctctttcctctctgGGATCTCAGCCACCGTCTGCATTAATGGCTGCAATGCAAATACGGTGATTCCTCTACACTACAAAGACCTCATTATACCTCCCCTCACCCCTGTTCTGAAGAACATTACATTCACTGACTCTGGGCTTTTATATATACGTGATGGTTTACCTGACCCTTCTTTGGAGAAAAACAGGGCGTCAGTGTTTCCAATCGAATGTGCCAGctgccacttcctgtttgctgttTCTGAAGACGACCACAACTGGAACAGTGTTTTCTTTGCCAACCAGGCTGCTGCTACGCTCAAAAGTCATGGCAAAGAGTGTTTTCAGGTGGTCACATACCCTAAAGCTGGACACTTTTTGGAAGTCCCTAACATGCCTCATTGTCCCTCTGGGTTTCATGCAGCGGTAGGGAGCGAGGTGGCGTTTGGTGGGGAGCCAAAAGCCCACTCTGAGGCTCAGTACGATCTGTGGGAGCGAGTCCAGAAGTTCTTCAAGAGCCACTTGGACAACAAGAGTACTTGTTAG